The following is a genomic window from Solanum stenotomum isolate F172 chromosome 4, ASM1918654v1, whole genome shotgun sequence.
CCAAGGGTCTGGCGCCAATTGACTTCTTGTATAGGGACTGACTTCACGCTCAATCTTCAACACGTTGCGTGCCCATATGTTTTCCCTCATCAGTGAGCCCATAGTATCCCTCTCCACTCAATTTTCTGTCTTTAACCTCTTTTAGGATCCATATGTAATACTCACGTGTGCATAAGGCCTGTCATGCACCCATAGGAGTGGTCAACACTCGCTCCCATCTTCGAAGTATGTTATGGACTTGTGGTTTATCTAAtccaaattcatacttaaactgCTCCATGTCAGACCGGAGTGGTATTACTTGAGTTAGCCCAAATTGGCGGAGTACTCAAAGAGGAGTGTATGGTTCAACGCCCTTTAAGCCAATAAGCTCAATGAAGTATCAATCATCGCCTCTTACTATTGCATGAGGGGTGGACAACCAATGGAGCTTCCATTGGATGTGGCGACTCTCGAGCTCTGTCAAAAATATCTGTCAATCCACAAATCCTACAGGGGCGGTGAAAGCTACCATTCTTCTTGGATGATTATCAATCTTGTTGTCATAACCAAGAAAGATGTCTACCGCGTCAGAGCATATGTAGAAGTGTTTAATAGCCCATAATTGCAACAAAATATTGCATCCCTCGAAAAACATTCGACCATCAACGCATGCTGACAGACTCCTCATTATTTCCGCCAAGATCATAGGtattagggtttcttaggttcGCCCTCTCTTTGGACCAAATCTCGAACCACATAGTCCAAGCGTATGTCAATTCTTCCCCTTATCTTAGGAAAAACCAGGGATCTTACTAGGGCAATGGCAAAGGCATTTAGACGATATGTTTCCCATTCCTCGACGGAGCACTCAAACTCatcaataaaagagtaataactaTCCACTCGGCCAAAGCGTGAATATAAAAAGTCGAAATGAATCCACTCAAGGTCTAAAGAAGGTAAGGTTGGATTTGACTTTATTCCGAGACTTTGTAAGAACTCCCTTGATGATGTCTTATATAGTACTATCAATTCGCACTCGTGGTATGACATGTCAATGAAACCACTTATCTCCTCAATTGTTGGTGCCAAGTCAAAATCCACAAATTTGAAGACCATCCTCACAGGGTCCCAAAATTCCAGCAATACCCTAATCAGGTGAGGTTTGGTATGACAAATATGAGGTAGGTAAGACCACCCAACAACTGACGAATCTCTCTTTCACGGTTTCTCTTAATATTAATCCACTAGTTCCTTAGCTTGTAGTTTACCTCTACGACCATTTGCGGATTTGGGGAGTTGAAAGTGTTCATGACTctgcaaaaaaaataacaaacgaCTTCTAAACTCCATGTTGGCAAATttggcttaatttaattattatgaccaATTGACACGTAATTATGCAATTTGTCTAAAGGGTGTTGGGGCCTTTTAGACGATAATGTGGCTACTAATTATGCGGATTGATACCAAGGGTCAAATCACCTAAGGCTTATGcaacaagtatgacttaagcaAATTTTCTAAGAGTTGGCTTCACACGGACTTAAAAGGGATTCTATGCGAGAAGGTTCGTGGTTTCCCGGTAGTAAAACTATCTGTTCTGTCCACTCATATGTCGACCCTCTATAATTGGGTGTTTGAAGAGAATTAGAGTAGTTGTGAGAGGTGCAAAGACACAACATCACGAGAACAAAAAAAAGGGTCCCAATTGGGGAAAGTATGAGCGGAATGCTAGTTATCAAAGTAGTAACATTTAGCACTTAGATGGAAAACAGTAACACATAAACAGTTTATGAAAAGCGGTAAGTAAgcaagtaaataaataaatgcataaataaaaaaaataatgaataatcaAGCAAATAAGGAAAATGGCATGGAATTAAACATGGAAATACTCAAATAAgggaaaagggaaaagggtGAAACATGGAAATAAACACATAAGGAACAAGGGAAAGGAGTGGAACATGGAAAATATGCAATAAATAAGGAAACAAATGATAACTAAACATGGTAATCCACTAAACAAATATAACCAAATAAAGTAAACCCCACATAAATCAAATGAAACACGTAATAGTTAGAACCCAatatccccagcagagtcgtcatTCTGTCGCGCCTCATTTTTCGCAAAATGGGTTTTGGTGCACGatctaacaactcttttgggcttttggGTTTGGATTGAAGAGTCgtcacctaacgaattaaggcgcgttagggcacctatctaacatAATTAAATCTAACTAAGGacaacgaaccagagatcagggtaagggttcaagttacctcgaggggaaggtgttaggcatccctcgaggtccacaaatgtgggtcccgacAGTATCTTATGCAATTTATGTAGGGGTTACAAGTAGAAGTTAATGTCacctcatttatttatttaatcaattaagCATGTCAAACTAAGTGATAACATAATACTAAACAATTAATGGcactttagttattttaattaattagttaagcATGCAAGACTAAGTGATgtaacaaacaataaataaacatttaaacaattaataaagagtggAGCAAGGAGACAGAAGTTGCACCATTAGATATGcgaatcaattttttattttttttagagaaaatacataaaaaaaaaccctgAACTTGGCAtgaaaacttactttagtacttaaactacacAGGTGTTTATATACCCCCCTTAACATCTTTTATGTGAATTATTTTCAACCCTCCGAACATCAGCCCAGTTGAAGGCTGAGCATTGTTACCCACGCGTGTTTTCATTGGTCCACGTCGCAAAgggttttaaaaatatcttaccCGTTTTATATAACCCACTCGTTCCCAAAATACAACCCAACccatttttaaacaaatatcCCTAAATCTCTCTCAAATCTAAAGACCTAATCTGAAGAATAACAAGTCATTAGCGTGAAGGATTTGCTGAGTTTAGGATTTTCGTGAAGAAACAAAGGATTTGCGTGAAGAAACAAAGTTACCAGGTTAGTAATCTTCGTTTAGATGATTGTAATATTTGACCGAGTTTAGGGTTTTCGTAAagcttagtttttttttatcttttcagtTTGACGATGGATGTGTACGTTACCTTAAGGTTTCACCATGGTGgaaaactacaacaaaaaccTCGTATTAAGTATGAAGGAGGTATTGTCACTGATTGTTTTGATGTAGATGTTGATAAATTGTCCTACTTTGAATTTGTTGATATAGTTAAAGAAATTGGCTATAACTGTTCTGCTTGTGTTGTTTATATTAAACCACCTAAATGTCGACGTGTTGTTGAAGTTAAAAGTGATAGGGATATTATGGGTATtgtacataaattaaaaaatggagaTATTGTTGAACTTTATGTGACTCATTTAGTTGAAGAAGCTGTTGtggccccccccccccccccgaaatTGGATATCTAAATGATGTGGGTGGGGAATCTAGTACTACTTTTGATAAGGAATCTAGTCAAACTTTTGAGAGTAGTAAAGGTTTAGGATTTGAAGAGGCTGCACAACCTGCACAACCTGAAGAACCTATTGTGGGTGAAGAGTTGGATGAAGTGTTAGGTAGGACTTCTGCTAGTGTTGGAGAGGACTTGGGTAGGGCTTCTGCTGGTGTTGGAGAGGACTTGGGTAGGGATTTTGTTAGTGTTGGAGAAGACTTGGGTGGTACTTcttctgctgctgctgctgcatCTGATATTCCAGAAGTTGGGTCTGATTGGGAAAGTGAAACAGAAGCAAGTGATGATTCAGACAATGCAGATTTGTCTGATGAAGGAGAAGATGAGTATGGTAGTGATGTTCATGAGGAGGTTATAAATCTTAGGAAAGAGAAAAGGGCtgctaaaataaaaaagagaaaagaaaagggcCCTAGATCTGAAGGAGTTGATTTAGGAAAAAAAGGAGTTGATTTgggatttgatgaatatttaTCCAAGAAACAAACTACTTTTGAGGATAAGATAGCTGGAGATGAGCCCTACTTTGATTCAGATGAAGCTGTTAGTTTTGAAATAGATACTGATGAAGATGTTAATGAGGAAGATGAGGTTGAACAACCtataagaagacaaagaaaagcaagaagagcaaaaagaaataaaaagaaagttgtaTTTGATCCTACCTGTCAGTTAATAGTTTGGGAGACTGGTCTTGCTTTTGAAAGTGTTAAGCAATTTAGAGAAGCTATTACTAGATATGCAGTTCAAGAACATGTTGAATTAGATAAATATGTTAATGATGCAACTAGAGTGAGGGTAAAGTGTACTGCTGGTTGTCCATGGTTGTTGTTTGGAAGTATTGATTCAAGAACAGGAGATTTTGTGGTGAAGAATTATAATCCAGTACATAAATGCAATGGcacaaccaaaaataaattggTGAATTCAAAGTACTTATCAGAAAGGTACAAGGACAGAATTATTTCTGAGCCTGGCATTAGAGTTTTTCAGTTTCAAATTTTAGTGAAGAAAGAGTTGAATGTGTATGTAGGGAGGACTGTAGCAAGGAAAGCTAGAAACATTGTGTTGAAACAAATTATGGGTGATCATGTGGAGgagtttaaaagaattttagaTTATAGAGATGAGCTCTTAAAGACTAATCCAGGCAGCACATGTGTGGTGAGACTTAGTGAAGAAACTTTTGAAGGTGACAGAAAAATGTTTCAATCATTTTACATATGCTTTGATGCTTTAAAGAAGGCATTCAAAGCTGGAGCTAGAAGATGTATAGGATTTGATGGTTGCTTCTTGAAAGGTGTTTCTAGAGGTCAATTACTTGTGGCTGTTTGTAAGGATGGGAACAACCAAATGCTACCACTAGCATGGGCAGTTGTTGAGGTTGAAAACACATTCACTTGGAAATGGTTTATCAAGCTTGTAAGACATGATCTTGAGCTAGGAGATGGAACAGAATTGACAACCATTACTGATATGCAGAaggtatttttgttttcttttttatttattcatttattttctttttaatttattcattaagTTAGATCTCATGTTATTCTAAATGTTGTTGTTTAAAGGGTCTTGACAAAGCTATTCAAGATCTTCTGCCAAATGCAGAACAAAGAATGTGTGCAAGACATGTTCTAGCCAACTGGTCTAAGAATTAGAAATGCATTGAAAGAAGAAATTGTTTTTGGAGATGTGCCAAATCTACATATGAAcaacaattgaaaagaaatttgGATCATATGGAGAAGTTAGGCACTGGAATATGTGATGACTTATTGTGGTACAATATAGAGAGGTGGTCTAAATTATACTTTAAGTTTTTCAGCTGTTGTGATAGTGTTGACAACAACATAGCTGAAAGCTTTAATTCATGGATTTTAGGGCCAAGACACAAAACTATCATCACAATGCTTGAAGAAATAAGGATCAAAGTGATGAGAAGAATAGGACAATTGAGGGAGTTCTGTGATACTTGGATAACAAAAATATCTCCAATGGCCCTAAAGGTATTGACAGAGAACACAACAAAGTCAATGAAGTGTAACCTTGAATGGAATGGTGAATATGGTTTTGAGGTTAAAGACAGCTGGGATAACACATTTGTTGTGAATCTAGGCAATCAAACATGTACT
Proteins encoded in this region:
- the LOC125861607 gene encoding uncharacterized protein LOC125861607: MGDHVEEFKRILDYRDELLKTNPGSTCVVRLSEETFEGDRKMFQSFYICFDALKKAFKAGARRCIGFDGCFLKGVSRGQLLVAVCKDGNNQMLPLAWAVVEVENTFTWKWFIKLVRHDLELGDGTELTTITDMQKGLDKAIQDLLPNAEQRMCARHVLANWSKN